The Fibrobacter sp. UWH6 genomic interval CGCCAGCGACATCAAGATTACAAGCGCAGAAGTTCCCGCAGATTCTCCGGCAAGAAGAATCTTGAAGGGTGACCTGTTCTCGGCAATTTCACTTGCAAAAATAGAGGCGGATTCCGTAAGCCCTAAAAGCCGGTCAAGAAGTCCAAACGGATACAGGAAAAGCCGGAGTCCTTCAGCATGAAGAAGTGGCATCAAGAACATTGCTATTACAAAGGCAATCCATGGAGAACGCCACCAGCACTTAACCCTGGAAACAAGAACATAGAATGCAAAGAGAGGGCCGAGAATGTACAATCCCTGGCATTTGCACCATAGCCACTGTACCAAGAGAACCAGCAGCGACACCATCATTTTCTTTTTCAAGGCCCAGGCAGAATCAAAAACTTTTTCAAGGAGATTCCAATACAGTCCTAGAAATACAAGACTGAATACAACAGGACGGATTTCAAACTGATAACGGAAAACAAAAAGTAAAATGGCGAAGCACACCGTCACCAGCCAACTTAAGGTTTTATAGCAAGGGCGGAGGAAAAGCCAAAATACCAAGCCCCAAAGCAAGGACTTTGCAAATACAAGCAAGGGGGCTCCACCTAGACCATAGACAAAACCCGTAACGGCCTGAAAGTATTCATGTACATTTACGACAGGTTCACGAACAGGAGTCCACGTAACCACCCATTCTCGCGAACAGGCCAGGTGCCACCAGATATCAGTATCCGTTAACGGGAATAGTGCAACCAGAATTGCCGTCAAACAGATAAATGAAAGCATCCTAGGCAAGACTACTCCAAGGTCTTGAGCAAGGAATCAATACGGCTAGTAATCCGCATAGCCCCATAATAGCAGAGGTGGTCTGCATCAGAAGCCATGTCATCATCGTAGTCGTGGTTTCCCATCTTATTTTCATCCATCATCACGAAATTCGGGTACTTTTCGCTCAGCGCCTCAATCTTCTTGATAAGGCTCTTGGCCTTACTGCGACGCAAGCCGTAGCGTCCGTAAGCGCCTGTTTTCTTGTATGCCGGATTCTGCGGGAACAAAACGCCAACCACATAGATATCACGTTTCTTAGCTTCCTTGATAATGGAAACTAACGTATTAAAGCTACTGTCGAGCAATGCGGGATGATCATCTAAATATGTGGAGTCAAACAGGACCTCGGGATTCTTGCCCCAGGATTTGCATTTCGCCTTGCAGTAACGTCCATAATCCACCTTATAATCTGAACCGGACAACACACCAGGTCCGTCTTCAGTATATTCCGCAAGACCTTCAGGATATCCATCCTTCCAATAATCGTGATTTTCATCGTACACATAACCAGGATAGTTCTTGTAATAAGAGTCAAAGAAGTTATCACCGTCAGCACCATCGACCTTATGCCAGAAATCAATATCCAGCGACAGGACGATATATTTCATGTTCTTCACATGGTTGAACACATACTTGTGCAGCAAATCCCTAATGGTATAAATGGAGCTTGGCGTCTGCGCAATATTGATAGAAAAGAAATCATCTTTCATCTTGTTCGGAGACACACCATCCAAAGGTCTAGACGAGCCAACAATAACAACCTCGGCGGAATCCCTATATTTCCAGATCAGTTCCATCTTATAGCGCATCAGAAGCGCACTTTGACTGTCGCTAGGTTTCATATAGACACCCGCGCTATCGGGATCAAGGACAGATTCGTTTTCCAATTTTATCGGTTGCTGAATCCAGAAACTGGGATGCCACAACTCATCACTTTCGGCCACATCGATAACGCTACTGTCAGAAAGGTTTACCAGCACGATCTTAGGATGAGCATTGTTGGAATTGGTAACGGTAGCCACAATCAGGTTAGAACATTCATTAGGATTGCGATTCTGAACCCACTCGCTATGGTCAAAAGAAAATCCTTCGGGAGCCTTTACGGATTGAATGAGCTTGCCCGTACTATCGGCCACAAGAATACGTTCGTGGGTCTTGTAATCATCGCCAACAAATTCCTTGCCAGTCTTTCCACCGAAATCCAGGAACAAAGTCCTCTTGCAAACATCATGGGATAGCGACACGTTGCAGGCCTGTTCACCATTATACCAGACCGTATCCGCCCCACCCACACGAGCTCTAAGCAGGCGGGCCCCCGTCACAGCAAACTTATTGTTGTTGCTGACGCCTCCATGATAGGCTCCGTTAAAGAGTTTCTTCGGAGTTCCAAAACGGTTATTCGAGAAAGTTACCTGCCAAGTGCTTTTTTTCTCAAAGTCAGATTCGTTCTTATTATTACCAGCATCGGATACATAAACGATTACGGTATCTCCGTTATCCAGAACTCGCCATCTGGGAATTGCGGCATGATCGCTATCCAGCTTATAACGTTTATAAGTTTCAAGGTTTCTAACAAAAAGGTTAGACTTTCCACTTACGCCTTCCAATCCTGTACAATAGGCGACATATCGACCGTCAGGAGAAATTTCCGGATGATAGACCGAAACGGAATCATCAAACTCATAAGCATTCAAGAAGCCGTTAGAATAATCCACATAGGCGAGATTTCCCGTCATATCGTCTCTAAAGGCAAGCTTTCCCTTATAACTTTTTGAAAGGCGGTATATGGTGTTATAGTCAATAACGGAACCTACGCGATTGCAACTAATGGTACCATCACTGCTCAACCATACCGCAGAAAGGAAGGGACCATAGACAAGTCGGAAGCCCACATAATCGGCCTTCGTTGAAGATGTTACGGTATAAACGTCACCCCTGCTGTAGACATGCATGGACTTGGGAGAATTCTGATAGCTCCCCCCCTTGATAATGCGTTCACCAAGGGAGCCGCCGTTCAGCGCCCCCACAAAGTTATACACTGTAGTATCGGCAAATTTTCCCAGCCAGTCGTTCACCCATTCCGCAACGTTACCGGCCAGATCACACACATTCAAATCATCGCCGGTAGTGCAGACTTCATGAACTTCATAATCAGAATTGTCGCTATTCCAGCTTTTCTTCGGGAGCCAATTTGTCTTTGCGGCAAAAGCCCATTCCGCTTCAGTGGGCAAACGGAAGCCCACATTTTCCATTTTATAGACGAAGCCTTCCAGGTTAGTGCAGTTTCCGTCGGAATCAAAAGTCATTCCCGTATAGGAATAAACCGTATCCAACTTCTCTTGCTTACTCAAGGCATTCGCATATAGAACCGCATCATAGAAGGTCACGTTCGTCACAGGCAAATTTTCTTTTGAACAGGAAACGAACTTCCCCCACTTTTCGCCCTTGGCCAACTTCTTGTAATCGCCACAAGTAACCTCATGCTTATCCATGTAGAAACTGTAGTTGAAAAGGACCCGCATCTTGGTCTTTTCATTTTCCTTGGCATCTTCATCATCGGTTCCAAGGAAGTTGTCAAATTCTGCGGCAGGATCAAAATACACCATTCCCTTTGGCATATAGCCTTCTTCCGTAGAGCTGCTAGCAGAATCCGAACAGCCCCAGAAAAGCAAGACCATCATGCACAAGGCAAGGCTAAATACACGTTTCATTACTTAAGTCCTTTCAACACATCAACAAGGCGGGTTGTTATGTATTCGGCACCCACACTACTTAAATGGTCACGATTATAGGCCATTTCATCAGCGTAGTTATGGTAACCCATCTTGTATTCATCCATCAGGATAAAATGTTTCTTTCGCTTGGCCAAATCATTCAGCCACTGGATTTTTTCAACAGCGATACTGCGTTGTAGGCCATAAACACCAAAGCTACCGGTATTGGCATATTGGGGTGCCTGCGGGAAAATTATACCTATAAGATAAATGCCTTTTTCTGCAGCAATATCAGTCAGAGCTTCCACTTCCTGCAAGCAACTATCCAGGAATTCCAGCTGTTTATCGGTAAAGACAGAGTCAAACAGGACGTCAACCGGATCAGAATTCCAGCCGCGAGAAGCAGACCAAATATTTCCGCGTTCACTAAACTGTTCCACGAGTTCATCTTCTGCAGGATAGGCTTCACGAACCGCATCAACAAAGCCTTCGGGAATTCCATCTTCCCAATGATTGTGGTTTTCGTCATAAATATACCCAGGCACAAAATCTCTAATCAAAGCCCAGTGATCTTCGACACCACGCCAGTTATCCAAATCGACAGAGAATACAATAGCCTTCAAACGGTCTGCATGCTTCAAGGCGTAGTTTCGGATAAAATTCAAGTCTCGATGACCGTCAATACCCGACACAGCCACATTCAGCATATTCCATTCCGGATAGAGGTCGGGATTCAAGCCCATTTCACTGCGAGAACTTCCGACCATCAGGACTTCTGTACGGTCTAACTGTTCCCAAAACTTCTGAATCTTGATTCTATAGCGAGCCTGTTCAAGATTATGGCCATCTCCGAGGTAGACGCCAGCACTATCCCAATCAATCGTAGACTCTCCTCCTGCGTGACCGCTGTGCTTAATCCACAGACTAGGATGCCAAAGGTCATCACCTTCAATCAGTTCAACCACGCTACTGTCAGCAAGATTAATCAAGGCAATTCTAACATGAGAACCTTCCAAATCGGTAAGAGTAGCTACAGCAAAATTTTCCTTGTCGCTCCAATTGTTTCTTAGAGCCCATTCGCTATGATCAAAGGTATAGTTTTCGGGAGCGGCAACAGACTGTACCAGTTTGCCAGACTCATCGGCAATCAGCAGGCGCTGGTGAGTTCTGTATTTTTCGCCTACAAAGTCAGCACCAGTCTTTCCACCAAAATCAAGGAATAAGGTTCTTGCAGAGCCATCTTTAGACAAGGAAACGTTACAGGCCTGTTCACCATTGTACCATACTTCATCCTTTGCGGAAGAAGCCAGGGTTTCCCCCTTACGGGCAACTTTTGCACGGAGCAAACGAGCACCGGTTACAGCCAACTTTTCGTTAACACCGCCATGATAGGCTCCATCAAACAGTTTCTTGGGAGTACCGAACTTGCCGTTTGCAAAAGAAACCTGCCATGTAGAAGTTGCTTTAAAGGAATCATCATTTTTATTGTTGCCAGCATCCGTCACATATACAATCGTCGTATCCCCATCTTCGGTAACACGCCAGCGAGGTATAGCGGCACTTTCAACATCAAGTTTAACCAGACCGAGACCAGACACATCTAAATTACGCACATAAAGTTCAGAACGGCCGCTAACTCCTTCCGACTTGGTACAGAAGGCCACCTTGGAACCATCAGGGGAAATATCCGGATGATAAACCGACAGTGTATCATGGATTTCCCTAACGGTAGAACGGCCACTGGCATAATTCACAAAGCTCAAGTTTCCAGATACATTGTTTCGGAAAGCAAGCTTTGCAGAAAATGTTCCCACCAGGGACTGCATGGTAGACGAGCTAACTAGAGAAAGTACGCGGCTCCCGTTGGCGGAGCCATCAGAAGACAACCATGTTGCGTTGGCGATTTTACCATAAGCCAGCCTAAATCCCACATAGTCCGCCCTAGTCGAAGAAGTCACCGTATAGATATCGCCACGGGAATACACATTCAAGGATGTTAAATCATTACGATAGCTTCCACCCTTTACAACACGTTCACCAAGAGAGCCTCCATCAGGAGCTCCCGTATAATTTAAAATCGTAGTATCCTTGAAATAACCAAGCCAGTCATTCACCCACTCCATGGCATTACCTGCCATATCGCAAAGCATCAATTCTTCTTTAACGGCTTTCCTAGACAGGGTATTTCCTGTCTTTTTCACGGAACACACAGGATGCAGTACATAGTCAGAATTACCGGCATTCCAAGACAAATCAGGATTCCAACCCGTAGAGGCCACCAGGACCCATTCCGCTTCCGTTGGCAAACGGTAGCCATCGGTTTCTGGCCTGAAGACAAAACCCTCTAAATCAATGCAATGTCCTTCTGTGTCAAAAACAGCCTTCGTGTAGGAATAGGCTGTATCCCTATGATCCTTGACGCTTTTGCCATTGGCAAAGAGAACCGCATCATAGAAGGTAACATTGGTTGCAGGCAGACTATCGTTGTCGCAAGGAATCTGCACCAGTTTCAGTTCGTTAAATTCCTTACAGGTTACCTCATGTCGTCCCACAGAAAAATTGTAATCGAATTCCACCTTCATCACGGGGCGTTCATTGACCTTACCATATTCCGAGCCCAAGAAGGTTGAGTGCCCTGCGGCAAGAATCCGGAGCATACCTTCGACAGAATCCCTATCCATTACAGGCTGAAAATACTCCGGCATCACAATCTTCGCCTCCGGTTCAGAATCGGAGCACGAAAGAGAACAAAATACCATTCCCAAAGCAAAGAACGATGTCAAATATTTTTTGAGATGTTTAGGCATAAATAGTCCTGGTTAGACAACCAAATTTATAAAATTAAAGACTATTCTTTGCAACCTGCTGGTTTACCTTTATGCCTTCATAATCAGGAAAAAACTGTTCTGCAACCCGATACCAAATCAGAGCGTGATGTACATCATCTTTTAAATACAGATTGCCCATGTTAAAGGCGGCAAGCCCCATGAACTGGGAGGATGTCAACGGTTTAAATTCAAAACCCGTCCATGGTCCAGACTTGTATTTTTCACGGTATTCGTCATCCGTGTAGGAATACCCCTGGCGATTAGGTTCCAGGTTTACTGAGCCATAGCGTAAAAAAACATGCCCCGGCAAGAGAATTGCAGAAAGATTGATTTCACGAGCCTCAGCCACCATCATGGCAAGCCAGGCCAATCCCATACAACCCGAGGTTTTCGCATCAAGAACCTTCAACGGTAAAATGGAACCTTCCGATACCGCAGCCTCCCCCGCCCCGGCAAATTTTATATCCCAGAAATTCCAGAGCAATTTTTTTAGGGAACCTAAGGTATCACCCGAAGCTGCAAGGGAACTGTCGTAAAACGCAAGCCCCCTTCGCCAATCATCCGTAGAATCAGCGCAATCCACAGAGCGACCCTCAAAGCCACAAGCCATTTCCAAGTAGCTAGGATTTCCACCCTGACCACCCCAAAGCCAATACAACCCAATACCCCCCAGAACAAACAAAGTTCCAGGAACAAACAGCTTAAAGATGTATTTCGACTTTTTCATACGTTTTCACCCAACCGAAACGCATCGCCCGGAGCAAAACTAATCATCACCGAAGCGCGTCCCACTCCATGGGGGATTGCCAGAGGTCTCTTGCTGTCATCATGTAGACAACGAGTCTCTTGCTTTGCATATCCTTCTTCATCTTCATCATACGGCTGCGCACGCCAGGGCCACCGCCCCAACTGGTAAGCACCTGTACATCCAAACCTGTTGCATAAGCCAGCAAGGAACCCGGTCCACCACTCTTCTGATCCACACTTTCAAACACACCCGTAAAAGAATCCCCCATCAAAAGAATAGGAGCATTCTTACCACCCTTATAAGTTTCAGTTCCCTTATAAACCTTCATCACGTTCAAGGTATCCGCAGGATACTTTGCTTTTTCTGCATCCGGCAAATGAGCCACCAGATCACCTTCACGCAAGGTGGTCGTTTCCTGCAAATTCAGGGAACCAGGCTGAGCCCCCGTCTCTGCGTACCAGCTATACTGCGTCACGCGGCCGGCCAAAAGTTCCATGGCAGCAAGTTCACCCGGCAAGGCCCAGTGGGTATCGTAGCGCTGGTAGCTGAAATGAGGCGGTTCATCGCCTGCCTTTGCCGACATAAGTGCCGGATAAATATCCAGCACATCGATACCCGCTTCCAGAAGTTCCTGAGTAAAGGCTCGACCTTCAGGATTGACGCACAAGTCAGCAGCAGTCCCCGGCACAAGCTTTTCACCATAGATTTCTTCTTTCACCGGAACTGGAACAACCAACAATTGGATACCAAGAGAATCCAGATACTGCTTCAATTCTACCATTCGGGGCAGCGGATTATGGAGAGAATCCTGGGCACTAATCTTGTCAGCCAGCAGATAATTTGCATTGCGACGGAACCAGAGGAAACCTCCCTCCACCTTCTTGCCGTTAGCATCTACTTCGGCCCAGGCATTCTGTTCCTTGGGCAGTTTCGCCATCTGTTCTGCCAGAGCCTTGCGGAATGTTGCGGTAGCTTCGTTCGCCGGGCAGGAACCCTTCACTTCATTCAAAGTTTCAAGGCGGAATGCAGACGTTGTATCCAAGTGACGTTCCACCGGAATCACTTCGCCGGAATTGGCCAGAGAATCAGCCACCTGCTTAGCTCGAATCGCCTCATCACTCATACGGAACGCAGGAACTTCAAAGCCGATCCACATAGGCGTGCCCATTGGATTGCCACGCATCACGGCAAAGGGTTTACCATTTTCCCAGGGAGCACCTGCCGTATGCGGTTCCAAATCTGTATTCAAGGTCGGATACCAGTAAGAAGACAAAGTGCGAGCCCAGTTCATGGCATCATCCGCATTCATCTCACCAGTTAGATAGTAATTCAGGATTTCAGCAGCCTCTCCAGTAGACTTGTACTTCAGCTTACCATAGAAAACACTGCGACCCGTCCAGAAAGCAGGCATCACCTCGACCCACCATTCCACAGAACCGTCACTCATGGGAACACCCCACATGCGATTCACATTCTGGAAGGCACGGAACACTTCAGGTTCGTCCCACTTGACCGCTTCCACGGAATTCAAAATTACATTCAGGGAATCGTTACCCAACTGGGTATACATCAACTTGGCAAAAGGTTCCCAAGAAATGGGAGCACGTCCACCGACAACGGCCGGTTCATAAGCAGAAAGAGAATCCAGCATGGGGAACGGATAATCCTTCAGCTCGGCGGAAGCCATCTTACCAGTATAATTTTCAGGCTTTTCATCCTTACCGGCCCAACGGATAGGATTGTTAAAATAGGCGGCAAAAT includes:
- a CDS encoding TIGR02171 family protein translates to MKRVFSLALCMMVLLFWGCSDSASSSTEEGYMPKGMVYFDPAAEFDNFLGTDDEDAKENEKTKMRVLFNYSFYMDKHEVTCGDYKKLAKGEKWGKFVSCSKENLPVTNVTFYDAVLYANALSKQEKLDTVYSYTGMTFDSDGNCTNLEGFVYKMENVGFRLPTEAEWAFAAKTNWLPKKSWNSDNSDYEVHEVCTTGDDLNVCDLAGNVAEWVNDWLGKFADTTVYNFVGALNGGSLGERIIKGGSYQNSPKSMHVYSRGDVYTVTSSTKADYVGFRLVYGPFLSAVWLSSDGTISCNRVGSVIDYNTIYRLSKSYKGKLAFRDDMTGNLAYVDYSNGFLNAYEFDDSVSVYHPEISPDGRYVAYCTGLEGVSGKSNLFVRNLETYKRYKLDSDHAAIPRWRVLDNGDTVIVYVSDAGNNKNESDFEKKSTWQVTFSNNRFGTPKKLFNGAYHGGVSNNNKFAVTGARLLRARVGGADTVWYNGEQACNVSLSHDVCKRTLFLDFGGKTGKEFVGDDYKTHERILVADSTGKLIQSVKAPEGFSFDHSEWVQNRNPNECSNLIVATVTNSNNAHPKIVLVNLSDSSVIDVAESDELWHPSFWIQQPIKLENESVLDPDSAGVYMKPSDSQSALLMRYKMELIWKYRDSAEVVIVGSSRPLDGVSPNKMKDDFFSINIAQTPSSIYTIRDLLHKYVFNHVKNMKYIVLSLDIDFWHKVDGADGDNFFDSYYKNYPGYVYDENHDYWKDGYPEGLAEYTEDGPGVLSGSDYKVDYGRYCKAKCKSWGKNPEVLFDSTYLDDHPALLDSSFNTLVSIIKEAKKRDIYVVGVLFPQNPAYKKTGAYGRYGLRRSKAKSLIKKIEALSEKYPNFVMMDENKMGNHDYDDDMASDADHLCYYGAMRITSRIDSLLKTLE
- a CDS encoding TIGR02171 family protein, with product MVFCSLSCSDSEPEAKIVMPEYFQPVMDRDSVEGMLRILAAGHSTFLGSEYGKVNERPVMKVEFDYNFSVGRHEVTCKEFNELKLVQIPCDNDSLPATNVTFYDAVLFANGKSVKDHRDTAYSYTKAVFDTEGHCIDLEGFVFRPETDGYRLPTEAEWVLVASTGWNPDLSWNAGNSDYVLHPVCSVKKTGNTLSRKAVKEELMLCDMAGNAMEWVNDWLGYFKDTTILNYTGAPDGGSLGERVVKGGSYRNDLTSLNVYSRGDIYTVTSSTRADYVGFRLAYGKIANATWLSSDGSANGSRVLSLVSSSTMQSLVGTFSAKLAFRNNVSGNLSFVNYASGRSTVREIHDTLSVYHPDISPDGSKVAFCTKSEGVSGRSELYVRNLDVSGLGLVKLDVESAAIPRWRVTEDGDTTIVYVTDAGNNKNDDSFKATSTWQVSFANGKFGTPKKLFDGAYHGGVNEKLAVTGARLLRAKVARKGETLASSAKDEVWYNGEQACNVSLSKDGSARTLFLDFGGKTGADFVGEKYRTHQRLLIADESGKLVQSVAAPENYTFDHSEWALRNNWSDKENFAVATLTDLEGSHVRIALINLADSSVVELIEGDDLWHPSLWIKHSGHAGGESTIDWDSAGVYLGDGHNLEQARYRIKIQKFWEQLDRTEVLMVGSSRSEMGLNPDLYPEWNMLNVAVSGIDGHRDLNFIRNYALKHADRLKAIVFSVDLDNWRGVEDHWALIRDFVPGYIYDENHNHWEDGIPEGFVDAVREAYPAEDELVEQFSERGNIWSASRGWNSDPVDVLFDSVFTDKQLEFLDSCLQEVEALTDIAAEKGIYLIGIIFPQAPQYANTGSFGVYGLQRSIAVEKIQWLNDLAKRKKHFILMDEYKMGYHNYADEMAYNRDHLSSVGAEYITTRLVDVLKGLK
- a CDS encoding transglutaminase family protein, producing the protein MKKSKYIFKLFVPGTLFVLGGIGLYWLWGGQGGNPSYLEMACGFEGRSVDCADSTDDWRRGLAFYDSSLAASGDTLGSLKKLLWNFWDIKFAGAGEAAVSEGSILPLKVLDAKTSGCMGLAWLAMMVAEAREINLSAILLPGHVFLRYGSVNLEPNRQGYSYTDDEYREKYKSGPWTGFEFKPLTSSQFMGLAAFNMGNLYLKDDVHHALIWYRVAEQFFPDYEGIKVNQQVAKNSL